In Xiphophorus maculatus strain JP 163 A chromosome 18, X_maculatus-5.0-male, whole genome shotgun sequence, a single genomic region encodes these proteins:
- the LOC102220093 gene encoding putative serine protease K12H4.7 isoform X1 — protein MAFETHCFSLCKVLALSFALFGLVAVGEGRFKGFRKFDVVQDSSHGAMSEELWFIQKLDHFNGADSRVWKQRYFVNEDFYRPGGPVFLMIGGEGPANPAWMKEGTWLTYAQKLGALCFMLEHRFYGKSHPTTDLSTDNLRFLSSRQALADLAHFRTVMGESRGLTNRKWVAFGGSYPGSLATWFRLKYPHLVHASVATSAPVFATVNFPEYLEVVWRSLASENADCPVLVKKASDTLAERLKDPKTFENITKDFNLCSTLQIQSEMDSAYFLESVAGNFMDVVQYNEDNRGFEVRGGVLGTNITIKVLCDVMGDASLGDPYTRYVAVARLMMDTYSVKCLDVSFSNYVRDMTNMSWDGPAAGGGRQWVYQTCSEFGFYQSTDSPNQPFTGFPLDYQVNQCASFYNISSKEVAEAVAQTNEYYGGYDIQSSRIVFPNGSIDPWHALGITADIAAELPAVFIKGTAHCANMYPARSQDLPQLSEARDHVFLLLQQWLK, from the exons ATGGCTTTTGAAACgcactgtttttctctttgtaaaGTATTAGCACTCAGTTTTGCACTGTTCGGCCTTGTTGCTGTGGGAGAAGGTCGGTTCAAGGGCTTCAGGAAGTTTGATGTGGTGCAGGATTCCAGCCATGGAGCTATGTCTGAAGAGCTGTGGTTCATCCAGAAACTGGATCACTTCAATGGTGCAGACAGCAGAGTTTGGAAGCAA AGATACTTTGTAAATGAGGACTTCTACAGGCCTGGAGGTCCAGTGTTTCTAATGATCGGTGGAGAGGGCCCTGCAAACCCAGCGTGGATGAAGGAAGGCACCTGGCTCACCTACGCTCAGAAACTCGGAGCCCTCTGCTTTATGCTCGAACACCGATTCTATGGGAAAAGTCACCCAACAAC gGACCTCAGCACAGACAACTTGCGTTTCCTCAGCAGTCGCCAGGCTCTGGCTGACCTTGCACACTTCCGCACTGTGATGGGGGAGAGCAGAGGGCTGACCAACAGGAAGTGGGTGGCTTTCGGCGGGTCGTATCCAGGTTCTCTTGCTACTTGGTTCAGGCTCAAGTACCCTCACCTGGTGCATGCCTCTGTGGCCACGAGTGCACCCGTGTTTGCCACTGTCAACTTTCCAG AGTACTTGGAGGTTGTGTGGCGATCGCTGGCCTCGGAAAATGCAGATTGCCCTGTGCTCGTGAAAAAGGCTTCAGATACCCTTGCAGAACGCCTGAAAGACCCGAAAACCTTTGAAAACATCACCAAAGATTTCAA TTTATGTTCCACACTGCAGATCCAGTCAGAGATGGACTCTGCCTACTTCCTGGAATCGGTGGCTGGCAACTTCATGGATGTGGTCCAGTATAATGAAGACAACAGAGGATTTGAGGTAAGGGGG gGGGTTTTGGGCACCAACATAACCATTAAGGTGCTGTGTGACGTGATGGGTGACGCCTCACTGGGAGATCCTTACACCCGCTATGTTGCTGTAGCTCGCCTCATGATGGACACGTACTCTGTGAAATGCCTGGATGTCAGCTTCAGTAACTACGTCAGAGACATGACGAATATGTCCTGGGATGGGCCGGCTGCAGGAGGAG GGAGACAGTGGGTCTATCAGACCTGCAGTGAATTTGGATTCTACCAGAGCACAGATTCACCGAACCAGCCATTCACCGGTTTCCCTCTGGA TTATCAGGTGAACCAGTGTGCAAGCTTCTACAACATCAGTTCTAAGGAGGTGGCAGAGGCCGTCGCCCAGACCAATGAGTATTACGGCGGCTACGACATCCAGTCCAGCAGAATAGTGTTCCCCAATGGGTCCATCGACCCATGGCATGCTTTGGGGATCACTGCGGACATCGCAGCTGAGCTCCCTGCTGTCTTCATTAAAG GGACTGCTCACTGTGCTAACATGTATCCAGCAAGGAGCCAAGATCTTCCCCAGCTATCTGAGGCTCGGGATCACGTCTTTCTGCTCCTCCAGCAGTGGTTGAAGTAG
- the LOC102220093 gene encoding putative serine protease K12H4.7 isoform X2: MAFETHCFSLCKVLALSFALFGLVAVGEGRFKGFRKFDVVQDSSHGAMSEELWFIQKLDHFNGADSRVWKQRYFVNEDFYRPGGPVFLMIGGEGPANPAWMKEGTWLTYAQKLGALCFMLEHRFYGKSHPTTDLSTDNLRFLSSRQALADLAHFRTVMGESRGLTNRKWVAFGGSYPGSLATWFRLKYPHLVHASVATSAPVFATVNFPEYLEVVWRSLASENADCPVLVKKASDTLAERLKDPKTFENITKDFNLCSTLQIQSEMDSAYFLESVAGNFMDVVQYNEDNRGFEGVLGTNITIKVLCDVMGDASLGDPYTRYVAVARLMMDTYSVKCLDVSFSNYVRDMTNMSWDGPAAGGGRQWVYQTCSEFGFYQSTDSPNQPFTGFPLDYQVNQCASFYNISSKEVAEAVAQTNEYYGGYDIQSSRIVFPNGSIDPWHALGITADIAAELPAVFIKGTAHCANMYPARSQDLPQLSEARDHVFLLLQQWLK; encoded by the exons ATGGCTTTTGAAACgcactgtttttctctttgtaaaGTATTAGCACTCAGTTTTGCACTGTTCGGCCTTGTTGCTGTGGGAGAAGGTCGGTTCAAGGGCTTCAGGAAGTTTGATGTGGTGCAGGATTCCAGCCATGGAGCTATGTCTGAAGAGCTGTGGTTCATCCAGAAACTGGATCACTTCAATGGTGCAGACAGCAGAGTTTGGAAGCAA AGATACTTTGTAAATGAGGACTTCTACAGGCCTGGAGGTCCAGTGTTTCTAATGATCGGTGGAGAGGGCCCTGCAAACCCAGCGTGGATGAAGGAAGGCACCTGGCTCACCTACGCTCAGAAACTCGGAGCCCTCTGCTTTATGCTCGAACACCGATTCTATGGGAAAAGTCACCCAACAAC gGACCTCAGCACAGACAACTTGCGTTTCCTCAGCAGTCGCCAGGCTCTGGCTGACCTTGCACACTTCCGCACTGTGATGGGGGAGAGCAGAGGGCTGACCAACAGGAAGTGGGTGGCTTTCGGCGGGTCGTATCCAGGTTCTCTTGCTACTTGGTTCAGGCTCAAGTACCCTCACCTGGTGCATGCCTCTGTGGCCACGAGTGCACCCGTGTTTGCCACTGTCAACTTTCCAG AGTACTTGGAGGTTGTGTGGCGATCGCTGGCCTCGGAAAATGCAGATTGCCCTGTGCTCGTGAAAAAGGCTTCAGATACCCTTGCAGAACGCCTGAAAGACCCGAAAACCTTTGAAAACATCACCAAAGATTTCAA TTTATGTTCCACACTGCAGATCCAGTCAGAGATGGACTCTGCCTACTTCCTGGAATCGGTGGCTGGCAACTTCATGGATGTGGTCCAGTATAATGAAGACAACAGAGGATTTGAG gGGGTTTTGGGCACCAACATAACCATTAAGGTGCTGTGTGACGTGATGGGTGACGCCTCACTGGGAGATCCTTACACCCGCTATGTTGCTGTAGCTCGCCTCATGATGGACACGTACTCTGTGAAATGCCTGGATGTCAGCTTCAGTAACTACGTCAGAGACATGACGAATATGTCCTGGGATGGGCCGGCTGCAGGAGGAG GGAGACAGTGGGTCTATCAGACCTGCAGTGAATTTGGATTCTACCAGAGCACAGATTCACCGAACCAGCCATTCACCGGTTTCCCTCTGGA TTATCAGGTGAACCAGTGTGCAAGCTTCTACAACATCAGTTCTAAGGAGGTGGCAGAGGCCGTCGCCCAGACCAATGAGTATTACGGCGGCTACGACATCCAGTCCAGCAGAATAGTGTTCCCCAATGGGTCCATCGACCCATGGCATGCTTTGGGGATCACTGCGGACATCGCAGCTGAGCTCCCTGCTGTCTTCATTAAAG GGACTGCTCACTGTGCTAACATGTATCCAGCAAGGAGCCAAGATCTTCCCCAGCTATCTGAGGCTCGGGATCACGTCTTTCTGCTCCTCCAGCAGTGGTTGAAGTAG
- the psmd2 gene encoding 26S proteasome non-ATPase regulatory subunit 2, with amino-acid sequence MEEAKKKDNKPTEKGGEKDKDKEKGQQSPGKEKEKKEEQELSEEDKQLQEDLEMMVERLSEKNTSLYRQALEELRRQIRSSTTSMTSVPKPLKFLRPHYGKLKEIYERMIPGENKRFCADVVSVLAMTMSGERECLKYRLVGSQEELASWGHEYVRHLAGEVAKEWQEVEENDKAQQDTLLKLVKEIVPYNMAHNAEHEACDLLMEIERLDMLGDYIDENAYGKVCLYLTSCVSYVPEPENSALLRCALNIFRKFNRYPEALRLALMLNDMELVENIFTSCKDIVIQKQMAFMLGRHGVFLELNEDVEDYEDLTEIMSNVQLNSNFLALARELDIMEPKVPDDIYKTHLENNRFGGSGSQVDSARMNLASSFVNGFVNAAFGQDKLLTDDGNKWLYKNKDHGMLSAAASLGMILLWDVDGGLTQIDKYLYSSEDYIKSGALLACGIVNSGVRNECDPALALLSDYVLHNSNVMRIGAIFGLGLAYAGSNREDVLSLLLPVMGDSKSSMEVVGVTALACGIIAVGSCNGDVTSTIVQTIMEKNEQELKDTYARWLPLGLGLNHLGKGEAIETTLAALQVVPEPFRSFANTLVDICAYAGSGNVLKVQQLLHICSEHYEAKDKDKDEDKDKKDKKDKDKKETAADMGSHQGVAVLGIALIAMGEEIGSEMALRTFGHLLRYGEPTLRRAVPLALALISVSNPRLNILDTLSKFSHDADPEVSHNSIFAMGMVGSGTNNARLAAMLRQLAQYHAKDPNNLFMVRLAQGLTHLGKGTLTLCPYHSDRQLMSQVAVAGLLTVLVSFLDVKNIILGKSHYILYGLVAAMQPRMLVTFDEELRPLPVSVRVGQAVDVVGQAGKPKAITGFQTHTTPVLLAHGERAELATEEYLPVTPILEGFVILRKNPNYET; translated from the exons ATGGAagaagcaaaaaagaaagataataaGCCTACAGAAAAGGGGGGAGAGAAGGACAAGGATAAGGAAAAGGGACAACAGTCCCctgggaaagaaaaagaaaagaaggaggaaCAAGAACTA TCAGAGGAAGACAAGCAGTTACAAGAAGATCTGGAGATGATGGTGGAGAGGCTGAGT GAGAAGAACACCTCATTGTATCGTCAAGCGCTAGAAGAGCTGAGGCGACAAATCCGCTCCTCAACCACCTCCATGACCTCCGTACCAAAGCCCCTGAAATTCCTGCGCCCACACTATGGCAAACTAAAGGAAATCTACGAGCGCATGATCCCCGGAGAGAATAAG cGATTCTGTGCAGATGTGGTGTCTGTATTGGCCATGACCATGAGCGGGGAGCGGGAATGTCTGAAGTACCGTCTGGTGGGCTCCCAGGAAGAGCTGGCCTCCTGGGGTCATGAATATGtcag GCACCTTGCTGGTGAGGTGGCAAAAGAATGgcaggaagtggaggagaaTGACAAAGCCCAGCAGGACACTCTGCTCAAACTGGTGAAGGAGATTGTGCCCTACAATATGGCCCACAACGCAGAGCATGAGGCGTGTGACCTACTGATGGAGATCGAGAGGCTGGACATGCTGGGGGACTACATAGATGAAAACGCCTACGGAAAAGTCTGCCTGTACCTTACCAG ctgTGTGAGTTATGTTCCTGAGCCAGAAAACTCAGCCCTGCTGAGGTGCGCTTTGAACATCTTCAGAAAGTTTAACCGTTACCCAGAGGCCCTGCGGCTGGCCCTGATGCTCAACGACATGGAGCTGGTTGAAAACATCTTCACATCCTGCAAAGACAT AGTCATCCAGAAGCAGATGGCTTTTATGTTGGGCCGTCACGGCGTCTTCTTGGAGCTCAATGAAGACGTAGAAGACTATGAAGACTTGACAGAGATCATGTCCAACGTTCAGCTCAACAGCAACTTCTTGGCCTTGGCCAGAGAG CTGGATATCATGGAACCCAAAGTCCCAGATGACATCTATAAAACCCACCTGGAAAACAACA GGTTTGGCGGCAGCGGCTCCCAGGTGGACTCGGCTCGTATGAATCTGGCCTCTTCCTTTGTGAATGGCTTCGTCAACGCAGCCTTTGGACAGGACAAGCTGCTCACAGATGATGGCAACAAGTGGCTGTACAAGAACAAAGATCATG GCATGCTGagtgctgctgcttctctgggTATGATCCTGCTTTGGGACGTGGACGGTGGTCTGACTCAGATTGACAAATACCTCTACTCCTCTGAGGACTACATTAAG TCTGGTGCGCTCCTGGCCTGTGGTATTGTGAACTCTGGTGTGAGGAACGAGTGTGACCCAGCCCTGGCCCTGCTTTCAGACTACGTTCTCCACAACAGCAACGTCATGAGGATAGGCGCCATCTTTGG ACTGGGTCTTGCTTATGCAGGCTCCAACAGAGAAGACGTCCTCTCCCTGCTTCTTCCTGTCATGGGAGACTCCAAATCAAGCATGGAG GTGGTTGGCGTGACAGCACTGGCGTGCGGCATCATAGCGGTGGGGTCATGTAACGGTGACGTGACCTCCACCATCGTCCAGACCATCATGGAGAAGAACGAACAGGAGCTGAAGGACACTTACGCTCGTTGGCTTCCTCTGGGTTTGGGACTCAATCACCTGG GTAAAGGGGAAGCAATTGAGACGACCCTGGCAGCTCTGCAGGTTGTTCCCGAACCATTCCGTAGCTTTGCTAACACATTAGTGGACATCTGTGCATATGCAG GGTCTGGGAATGTGCTGAAAGTGCAGCAGCTTCTCCATATCTGCAGTGAGCACTATGAAGCCAAGGACAAAGACAAGGATGAGGACAAAGacaagaaagataaaaaagacaaagacaagaaGGAGACAGCTGCTGATATGGGCTCTCACCAG GGAGTTGCTGTTCTCGGCATCGCCCTGATTGCGATGGGAGAGGAAATTGGTTCGGAAATGGCTCTGCGAACATTTGGACACCtg CTGCGCTATGGAGAGCCCACCCTGAGGCGAGCGGTACCCCTGGCCCTTGCTCTCATCTCTGTGTCCAACCCTCGTCTGAACATCCTGGACACCCTCAGCAAGTTCTCTCACGATGCTGACCCAGAGGTTTCCCACAACTCCATCTTTGCCATGGGCATGGTGGGCAGTG GCACAAACAATGCCCGCTTGGCAGCCATGTTGCGACAGCTGGCCCAGTATCATGCTAAAGATCCCAACAATCTCTTCATGGTCCGACTGGCACAG GGTCTGACTCACCTGGGCAAAGGCACACTCACACTCTGTCCCTACCATAGTGACAGGCAGCTGATGAGTCAGGTTGCCGTGGCCGGACTACTCACCGTGCTCGTTTCCTTCCTTGACGTCAAGAAca TAATCCTGGGCAAGTCTCACTACATCCTCTATGGCCTGGTTGCTGCCATGCAGCCCCGTATGCTGGTTACATTCGATGAGGAGCTGCGACCGCTGCCTGTATCTGTTAGAGTTGGACAG gcTGTAGATGTTGTAGGTCAGGCAGGCAAACCCAAGGCCATCACAGGTTTCCAGACTCACACCACACCAGTGCTGCTGGCTCACGGAGAGAGGGCGGAGCTGGCCACAGAGGAATACCTCCCCGTCACACCAATCCTGGAGGGATTTGTTATCCTCCGCAAGAACCCCAACTATGAGACCTAG